The segment ATTAGCACTTGTAAGCAGTCCATCGTTTGATCCGAATGACCTGCTATATGATAATTCGCAGGAGCTGTGGGATGATCTGCAAAACGATGAACAATCGCCGTTGACAAATCGATTCCAAGCGACATATGCTCCTGGGTCTGTCATAAAACCTGTAACAGCAGCGATTGGTTTAGGAAGTGGAAGCCTTGACCCTAATGAGGGTATTGAAATTAATGGACTCACCTGGAACAACGGTGAAGGTTGGGGCGATTATGAAGTAAGGCGTGTATCGGAATCCGATGGCCCAGTAGATTTAAATGATGCATTAGTCCGCTCAGATAATATTTATTTTGCGATGCAGGCAATTGAAATGGGTAGCGAAACGCTTATTAACGGATTCGAGCAATTTGGATTTGCAGAAGATTTTCCATTTGAATACCCGATTGAAACATCTACTATATCGGCAGACGGAACAATTAACGATGAAGTTCTTTTAGCGAATACAAGCTATGGACAAGGTGAAATTGAGATGAGTGCACTTCATTTAGCAACAACGTATACACCATTATTAAATGAAGGAAATATGATTAAACCTACACTTCTAACATCAGAAGATACGGGGCAAATTTGGCGGGAAGGATTGGTCTCTCCTGAAGATGCTAACTTAATCAGTGAGGCTTTACGAGATGTCGTGACAGATGGCACTGCCCAAGAAGCGCAGGAAGCAGATTTTCCGATTTCAGGGAAAACCGGAACCGCTGAACTAAAACTTACGGCTGATGATGAAGATGGAGAAACAAACAGCTGGTTTGTTGGATATCCAACCGAAGAACAGGATATCCTGATATCCATGATGATGGAACAGACACAAGATATGGAAAGCGGGTATAACGTTGAAGTAGCGACCGATATCTTGATGGAGTTGGAATAATTTTAATAGAAAAAATCTACTCTAGTTGGAGTAGATTTTTTCTATTTCTATTCTACTTTTTATACTGCATATACACCGTTTGCGTGATGAGGAAATCTTCCACACCATGTTTTCCATCTGTACCACCTAATCCTGATTTACGTATGCCGGCATGATAACCCTGTACAGCTTCAAAATTCTCGCGGTTCACGTACGTCTCACCGAATTTTAGTTCATTAACAACTCGCATCGCCTCATGAAGATCATCTGTGTAAACAGATGATGATAATCCATATTCGGTGTCATTTCCATATTCAATTGCTTCATTTAGCGTTTTAAATGTCATAACAGGTATAACCGGGCCGAAAATCTCTTCCTGAATTATTTTGCTATCCTGTTTTACATTCTTAATAATAGTAGGCTCCAGGAAATAACCTTTATCCATGGATGGTCGATTTCCGCCAGTTACGATTTCTCCTCCTGCACTCACTGCTTCCCTAACCATGTTTTCGACTTCTTCCAGGCGGTCCTGGCTGATAAGCGGTCCCATGTCAGCAGATTCGCTTTCCCGGGGATCGGCTATGGACGTATTTTCGAAAGCTTCTTTTAGTTTTTCAATAAATGTATCAGCGATCGATTCCTGAACATAGATACGTTCAGCATTTGTGCAGGCTTGTCCATTGTTCGCCAGCCTTGATGTTTTAATGCTTTCTACAGCCAAATCAATATCTGCGTTTTCGGTTACAATAGCCGGTGCTTTTCCGCCTAACTCCAGATTTACTTTTGTAATACTCTGAGCGGCAGCTTCCATCACTTTTGTACCTGCATCAATACTGCCGGTCATGGAAATCATATCGACATTTGGATGAGATGCAAGTGCATTCCCTAATTTCCCGCCGGTTCCAGTTATGAAATTATAAACACCAGCTGGCACTTCATCCATTTCATCGAGCAATTTTGTAAATTTTGCTGCTGTGTTTGGCGTTTTTTGACTTGGTTTTAATACAATTGAGCAACCGGTTACCAGTGCTGTAGCTACTTTACGTGCAAGAATGAATACTGGGAAATTCCATGGAACTATCCCGCCTACAACACCAATCGGTTTTTTGAACATGAAAATATTCTCGTTTGGACGATCACTTGGAACAATCTCACCTTCCATTCGACGTGCCCATTCCGACATATACTCGAAATAATCAATCGCTAAATCGACCTCACCACTAGCAAGATCATAGTCTTTTCCCTGCTCTTCTTGAAGAAGGTCAATAAATTCCTTTCGATTAGCTTCTATCTTTTCACCGAGTTTACGTACGATTTTGCCCCGTTCAATGGCAGGCTTCTGCTCCCAGCTGATTTGTGCTTGTTTAGCAGCATCGACTGCTTTATGAACATCTTCCGCTGTGCCGTCTTTAATTTTAGCAATCACTTCTTCGGTAGAGGGGTTAATAATATCTATTGTGTCATTAGATGTAGAATCTATGAATTTTCCATTAATATAGATTTGATGTGTTTGCATGTTAAACCTCCTTGGTACGTTTGTCTAATAATTCTATTCCACTTTCTAGTGGCTTTTAAACAAACAAAGAAACATGCGCAGATCAGAGTAATTTCAATAATGTATAAAAGGCGTCTTCATCTCGTTCATCTAACGCTTTATCGATCAAGCGTATTTTGTTTAAGCGTTCTAATTCGTCAATAATAATTTCGTTTTCTACATTTATTTGTTCTGTTGTCCCTATATAGAACGGGGCAGCAATGGAATCTAATAAAATAACAAAGTCAGGCATTAATATGAGCTCGCTCATCGCTATATAAATGATATTCTCGCCTTTTTGAAAAGCAAATTCCGCTTCCAAATTCTCTATCATTTTCGTTCTCCGGTTAACGATAATTTCTCTTGCTTTCATTGGAACAAACTGATATTCTTCCTTATTTATGTACACCGTGAAATATGGAGGTGATACAATTACATATAATTTAGCTGAATCGGCTTTAATATGATAGGGTTTAAACTCCTTAACAGTGACCACCATTTTTTGAGCCTCCATCTTTTAAAATATCATTCTTTATAGAGAACACACAATTATAATATGATAACTAGATGTCGTTTGTCAATACTTTTTGCGTTATTAAGAACGTGTTATGCGTAAAGAAGCATCCCCAGTCTGGAAATGCTCCCCTTTTCTTATAAATATCTTACTAGCGTGTTGAACGCTTCTTCATCCCGCTCATCTAAGGCTTTATCGATTAATCGTTTCACATTTTCATTTTCTAATTCACGAATCATGATTGCGCTTTCATTTATTCGGTCAGTTGTATTTTCACTTATATAATAAGGCTCGGCGATGGAATGCAGTTGATTTACGAAATCAGGAAGTAAAATTAATTCAGAAATGGTCATATATACGACTTCTTTTCCTTTTTGAAAAGCAAATTTTGCTTCAACGTTTTCAACTTTTCTTGTCCTACGATTAATACGTATTTCCTTCGCCTCAACTGGGATAAATTGGTATACCTTTTGATTAATCAACACGGAAAAATATTGATATGCCAGAATAACACGTACATAATCGACTTCAGCTTTAATATAATATGGCTTTAGCATGTTAACAGTTACCACCAGTCCCACCCCCATTTTTAAAATGTATATAAATTTTCAGTTAATTAATTTTACACTATATTTTTGTAAAATACAAGTGATAGTTGAATTTAAATATTAAAGGCAACCTCACCAAAAAAATTGGACGGTTGCCTTTTCATCTATTGTATTATTTTCCCTGTTACAAAATTTATGATGTCTTGTA is part of the Virgibacillus sp. NKC19-16 genome and harbors:
- a CDS encoding IDEAL domain-containing protein, with the translated sequence MVTVNMLKPYYIKAEVDYVRVILAYQYFSVLINQKVYQFIPVEAKEIRINRRTRKVENVEAKFAFQKGKEVVYMTISELILLPDFVNQLHSIAEPYYISENTTDRINESAIMIRELENENVKRLIDKALDERDEEAFNTLVRYL
- a CDS encoding IDEAL domain-containing protein — its product is MVVTVKEFKPYHIKADSAKLYVIVSPPYFTVYINKEEYQFVPMKAREIIVNRRTKMIENLEAEFAFQKGENIIYIAMSELILMPDFVILLDSIAAPFYIGTTEQINVENEIIIDELERLNKIRLIDKALDERDEDAFYTLLKLL
- the aldA gene encoding aldehyde dehydrogenase; translation: MQTHQIYINGKFIDSTSNDTIDIINPSTEEVIAKIKDGTAEDVHKAVDAAKQAQISWEQKPAIERGKIVRKLGEKIEANRKEFIDLLQEEQGKDYDLASGEVDLAIDYFEYMSEWARRMEGEIVPSDRPNENIFMFKKPIGVVGGIVPWNFPVFILARKVATALVTGCSIVLKPSQKTPNTAAKFTKLLDEMDEVPAGVYNFITGTGGKLGNALASHPNVDMISMTGSIDAGTKVMEAAAQSITKVNLELGGKAPAIVTENADIDLAVESIKTSRLANNGQACTNAERIYVQESIADTFIEKLKEAFENTSIADPRESESADMGPLISQDRLEEVENMVREAVSAGGEIVTGGNRPSMDKGYFLEPTIIKNVKQDSKIIQEEIFGPVIPVMTFKTLNEAIEYGNDTEYGLSSSVYTDDLHEAMRVVNELKFGETYVNRENFEAVQGYHAGIRKSGLGGTDGKHGVEDFLITQTVYMQYKK